The following proteins are encoded in a genomic region of Enterocloster clostridioformis:
- a CDS encoding alpha-mannosidase: MDPPRLDGAHVEFLITTGREGQWDATNPQMLFYLNGKIVQGVDVNHREILMSPRANAGEQYEIAILAYSGSVPGDLIIRTELVQVDDAVEKAYYDFLVPVQAARLLKKPDEENYRRILVKLGPAADALDLREPYSSRFNRSIEEMERIVKKEFYENVNTSSPVVSAIGHTHIDIAWLWTVDQTREKAVRSFSTVLELMDRYPDYKFMSSQPILYQFVKEQEPELYERIRDRVREGRWETDGAMWLESDCNLPAGESLVRQIIKGEQFFREEFGISSRCLWLPDVFGYSAAIPQILKKCGIPYFLTTKIAWNQFDQLPNDTFMWKGIDGSRVFVFMPTACDFDKTLGLNVSFTDTRNTTTYTGIVNPNMTLGTFKRFQNRDLTEDTLMLFGYGDGGGGPTKEMLEEAKRLRYGLPGIPRLVQENERDFFDRIYHDIASKPGMPVWDGELYFEYHRGTLTSMGKNKRYNRKSEQMYEQLETLGVMAELKGLAYPAGVIKKGWDIILLNQFHDIIPGSAIGPVYDQTDREYEEILKSGAETALHLAEDLGDRICGQGKDTGREKPGDRKVIVINTQGYEREDTVTVSGVARGEAAFACDCLGHRFPVQYTGEDTLIFHAKGIPSCGCAVYSLMGAEDSGRSGPAAEHSGYAAEHSGFAAECPGPWSGLFENDWYRAEFNDKMEIVSLVEKGTGGQLLKEGRVGNQLLTFEDRPMNWDNWDVDMYYQRKPYHAELVTAPVLKEWGPVRTVVSISHRFAGSLVEQDIVFYPNLPRIDFVTRADWRDHHVLLRVYFPAQINAAKATYEIQFGNVERETTSNHSWDTAKFEVCAHKWADLSENGLGLSLLNDCKYGHSIRDGEMGLTLIKSGTYPNENADIGIHEFTYSIYPHKGRWQEARTVEMAYGLNSPLVSALAPAKGPGGFWSMVSVDQPCCFVEMMKKAEDGNGYILRIYENRNTRTSMTVNLGFKISHVEECDLLERTLRPIETDGHRFKDFIKPYEIKTYRVSPAGV, from the coding sequence ATGGACCCCCCGCGGCTGGACGGGGCCCATGTGGAATTCCTGATCACCACGGGAAGGGAAGGACAGTGGGATGCCACCAATCCCCAAATGCTTTTTTATCTGAACGGAAAAATTGTCCAGGGAGTGGATGTAAACCACAGGGAAATTTTAATGAGTCCCAGGGCCAATGCAGGGGAGCAGTACGAAATTGCCATCCTGGCCTACAGCGGCAGCGTGCCCGGGGACCTGATAATCCGCACGGAGCTGGTTCAGGTGGATGATGCTGTGGAAAAGGCTTACTACGATTTTCTGGTGCCGGTCCAGGCTGCCAGGCTTTTGAAAAAGCCGGATGAGGAGAATTACAGACGGATTCTGGTAAAGCTGGGGCCTGCGGCCGACGCCCTGGATTTGAGGGAGCCATATTCATCACGGTTCAACCGGTCCATAGAGGAGATGGAGAGAATCGTGAAAAAGGAATTCTACGAAAATGTGAACACCTCCTCTCCGGTGGTAAGCGCAATCGGCCATACCCATATTGACATTGCGTGGCTGTGGACCGTGGACCAGACCAGGGAGAAGGCCGTGCGGAGCTTTTCCACTGTATTGGAGCTGATGGACCGGTACCCGGATTATAAGTTCATGTCCAGCCAGCCCATTTTGTACCAGTTTGTAAAGGAGCAGGAACCGGAACTCTATGAGCGCATCCGGGATCGGGTGAGGGAAGGCCGCTGGGAAACAGACGGCGCCATGTGGCTGGAGTCGGACTGCAACCTGCCCGCGGGGGAATCCCTGGTGCGTCAAATCATCAAGGGCGAGCAGTTCTTCCGGGAGGAATTCGGCATTTCCAGCAGGTGTCTGTGGCTGCCGGATGTATTCGGTTATTCCGCCGCCATACCGCAGATACTGAAAAAGTGCGGCATTCCCTATTTCCTGACAACTAAGATTGCCTGGAACCAGTTTGACCAGCTGCCCAACGATACCTTTATGTGGAAGGGAATCGACGGCAGCAGGGTATTTGTATTCATGCCTACTGCCTGTGACTTTGATAAGACCCTGGGGTTAAATGTGTCATTTACAGACACCAGGAACACCACTACATACACGGGTATTGTCAATCCCAATATGACGCTGGGAACCTTCAAACGGTTCCAGAACAGGGACCTGACAGAGGACACGTTAATGCTCTTTGGATATGGCGACGGAGGAGGCGGTCCCACAAAGGAGATGTTAGAGGAGGCAAAGCGTCTCAGATACGGCCTTCCGGGCATTCCCAGACTGGTTCAGGAAAATGAAAGGGACTTTTTTGACCGGATTTATCACGATATTGCGTCCAAACCAGGCATGCCGGTATGGGATGGGGAACTCTATTTTGAGTACCACAGGGGAACGCTGACCTCTATGGGAAAAAACAAACGCTATAACCGGAAAAGCGAGCAGATGTACGAACAGCTGGAGACGCTGGGAGTCATGGCAGAGCTTAAGGGTCTGGCATATCCGGCCGGCGTCATAAAAAAGGGATGGGACATCATCCTGTTAAACCAGTTCCATGACATTATTCCGGGAAGCGCCATTGGGCCTGTCTATGACCAGACAGACCGGGAATATGAGGAGATACTGAAATCCGGCGCAGAGACAGCCCTTCATCTGGCAGAGGACCTGGGTGACAGGATCTGCGGTCAGGGTAAGGATACCGGCAGGGAAAAGCCGGGAGACCGGAAGGTTATTGTAATCAACACACAGGGATATGAGCGGGAGGATACCGTAACGGTGTCCGGCGTGGCCCGGGGGGAGGCGGCTTTTGCCTGCGACTGCCTGGGACACAGGTTCCCGGTCCAGTATACAGGGGAGGACACACTTATATTCCACGCAAAGGGAATTCCTTCCTGCGGGTGTGCCGTGTACAGCCTCATGGGGGCAGAGGATAGTGGAAGGTCAGGACCTGCCGCAGAACATTCCGGATATGCCGCAGAACACTCCGGATTTGCCGCAGAATGTCCCGGGCCATGGTCCGGCCTCTTTGAAAATGACTGGTACAGAGCTGAGTTTAATGATAAGATGGAGATCGTCTCGCTGGTTGAGAAGGGGACGGGGGGACAGCTGTTAAAAGAAGGGCGTGTGGGGAACCAGCTCCTGACCTTTGAGGACCGCCCCATGAACTGGGACAATTGGGATGTGGACATGTATTATCAGAGAAAGCCATACCATGCCGAACTTGTGACGGCGCCGGTTTTAAAGGAATGGGGACCGGTTCGGACTGTTGTTTCCATCTCTCACCGGTTTGCGGGCTCCCTTGTGGAGCAGGATATTGTGTTCTACCCCAATCTGCCCAGAATCGATTTTGTGACCCGGGCTGACTGGAGAGACCATCATGTTCTGCTGAGGGTTTATTTTCCGGCCCAGATTAACGCTGCCAAGGCCACCTATGAGATACAGTTCGGCAATGTGGAGAGGGAGACTACCAGCAACCACAGCTGGGATACGGCCAAATTTGAAGTATGTGCCCATAAATGGGCGGATCTGTCGGAAAACGGCCTGGGACTCAGCCTTCTTAACGACTGTAAGTATGGACACAGCATCAGGGACGGGGAAATGGGACTGACCCTTATTAAGTCCGGGACCTATCCCAATGAGAACGCGGATATAGGCATTCATGAATTTACCTATTCCATCTATCCGCACAAGGGACGGTGGCAGGAAGCAAGGACCGTGGAAATGGCCTATGGCCTGAATTCGCCCCTGGTATCCGCACTGGCGCCCGCCAAAGGACCGGGCGGATTCTGGAGCATGGTATCCGTGGACCAGCCGTGCTGTTTTGTGGAAATGATGAAAAAGGCGGAGGATGGGAACGGATATATCCTGCGTATCTATGAAAACCGCAATACAAGGACGTCCATGACGGTAAACCTTGGATTTAAAATTTCCCATGTGGAGGAATGTGATTTGCTGGAAAGGACCCTGAGGCCCATTGAGACAGATGGACATAGGTTTAAGGATTTCATAAAACCTTATGAGATTAAGACATACCGCGTCAGCCCCGCCGGCGTGTAA
- a CDS encoding alpha-galactosidase has product MYNDKISYIMTCLPNGQMGQLYYGKRIRHRESFGHLLEFAHRDMAPCVYEDDTTFSLEHIKQEYPGFGTGDMRYPAYGIRRENGSRVSSFVYKNHIIQRGKPELPGLPATYVEQDEEAWTLKLYLDDPVAGMELVLFYTIYEKMPVLTRSARFVCRGPEPVCLERAMSLSLDLPDPRYQMVDLTGAWCRERYVDCHGLHQGVQSIHSMRGHSSHQFNPFICLKRPDAGEDSGEVIGISLVYSGNFLAQAEVDTMDTVRVTMGIHPEGFDWPLCPGEKFQTPEAVMVYSGDGLNGMSQVFHQLYRTRLARGYWRDRERPILINNWEATFMDFDEDKILSIADKARELGIELFVLDDGWFGKRDDDTTSLGDWYPDLHKLPDGITGLAGKIRDMGMKFGLWFEPEMVSRDSRLYRAHPDWMLGSTDRPVCTGRHQYVLDFSKDQVVEYIGDRMEEILGDGGVSYVKWDMNRSISDLFSAGRDAQYQGTVYHRQILGVYKLYDRLTRSFPHVLFESCASGGARFDPGILYYAPQGWVSDDTDGVERVKIQYGTSLVYPLSSMGSHVSAIPNHQTQRNVPLAARAAAACFGTFGYELDLNLLAEEEQYQVKEQIRFMKEHRKLIQQGRFYRLISPFEGNEAAWIVVSEDADKAIAAYFRFLQPVNAGFKRLVLKGLNPGIMYRVSGVDYTAYGDELMSAGLILSDGASGVRTSPVPQGDYLSRLFLVEAQP; this is encoded by the coding sequence CTGTACAACGATAAAATCAGTTATATCATGACATGTCTTCCGAACGGGCAGATGGGACAGCTCTACTATGGAAAGCGGATACGGCACAGGGAAAGCTTTGGCCATTTGCTGGAGTTTGCGCACAGGGATATGGCGCCCTGTGTCTATGAGGATGACACCACATTTTCACTGGAACATATCAAGCAGGAATACCCAGGCTTTGGAACCGGGGATATGCGGTATCCGGCTTATGGAATCAGAAGGGAAAATGGAAGCAGGGTCAGTTCTTTTGTATACAAAAACCACATCATACAAAGGGGAAAACCGGAATTGCCGGGCCTGCCAGCCACTTATGTGGAGCAGGATGAGGAGGCGTGGACCCTGAAGCTGTATCTGGATGACCCAGTGGCAGGTATGGAACTGGTGCTTTTTTATACAATCTATGAAAAGATGCCTGTGCTTACCCGCAGCGCACGGTTTGTCTGCCGTGGTCCGGAGCCGGTCTGCCTGGAGCGGGCCATGAGCCTGAGCCTGGATCTGCCGGATCCGCGTTACCAGATGGTTGATTTGACCGGGGCCTGGTGCAGGGAACGCTATGTGGACTGCCACGGACTTCACCAGGGAGTTCAGAGCATACACAGCATGAGGGGACACAGCAGCCACCAGTTCAATCCGTTCATCTGTCTGAAACGGCCTGATGCCGGGGAGGACAGCGGTGAGGTAATCGGCATCAGCCTTGTATACAGCGGCAATTTTCTGGCCCAGGCAGAGGTGGATACCATGGACACGGTCCGGGTGACCATGGGAATCCATCCCGAAGGATTTGACTGGCCCCTATGTCCGGGAGAGAAATTCCAGACGCCGGAGGCAGTGATGGTATATTCGGGGGACGGCTTAAACGGTATGAGTCAGGTGTTCCACCAGCTCTACCGGACCAGGCTTGCCAGGGGGTATTGGAGGGACAGGGAGAGGCCCATCCTGATTAATAACTGGGAAGCCACATTCATGGATTTTGACGAGGACAAGATTCTCTCCATTGCGGACAAGGCAAGGGAGCTGGGCATAGAGCTGTTCGTACTGGATGACGGGTGGTTTGGAAAGCGGGACGATGATACCACTTCCCTGGGGGATTGGTATCCGGACCTGCATAAGCTGCCCGATGGAATTACAGGGCTGGCAGGAAAAATCAGGGATATGGGAATGAAGTTCGGCCTGTGGTTCGAGCCTGAGATGGTCAGCAGGGACAGCCGTCTTTACCGCGCCCACCCGGATTGGATGTTAGGGAGTACGGACCGGCCGGTGTGTACAGGGAGACACCAGTATGTGCTGGATTTTTCAAAGGACCAGGTGGTGGAATACATAGGGGACAGAATGGAGGAGATACTGGGAGACGGCGGTGTGTCTTATGTGAAGTGGGATATGAACAGGAGTATTTCCGACCTGTTTTCAGCGGGCCGGGATGCGCAGTACCAGGGAACCGTGTACCACAGACAGATACTGGGAGTATATAAGCTGTATGACCGGCTCACCAGGAGCTTTCCTCATGTTCTGTTTGAATCCTGCGCCAGCGGCGGCGCCAGATTTGACCCGGGCATTCTGTATTACGCGCCTCAGGGCTGGGTTTCCGATGACACCGACGGAGTGGAGCGTGTGAAAATCCAGTACGGCACCAGCCTGGTATATCCGCTCAGCTCCATGGGAAGCCATGTGTCCGCCATACCCAACCATCAGACACAGAGGAATGTTCCGCTGGCCGCCAGGGCGGCGGCAGCCTGTTTCGGAACCTTTGGGTATGAACTGGATCTGAATCTGCTTGCAGAGGAGGAACAATACCAGGTAAAGGAACAGATACGGTTTATGAAGGAGCACAGGAAGCTGATTCAGCAGGGAAGGTTCTACCGGCTTATAAGTCCCTTTGAGGGAAATGAGGCTGCCTGGATTGTTGTATCGGAAGACGCAGACAAGGCAATTGCGGCTTACTTCCGGTTCCTCCAGCCCGTGAATGCCGGTTTTAAACGGCTGGTACTCAAGGGGCTGAATCCGGGGATCATGTACCGGGTCAGCGGGGTAGACTATACCGCGTATGGGGACGAACTTATGAGCGCGGGCCTGATTCTTTCAGACGGTGCCAGCGGTGTGCGGACCAGCCCGGTGCCCCAGGGAGATTATCTGTCCAGGTTATTTTTGGTGGAGGCACAGCCTTGA
- a CDS encoding 6-phosphofructokinase, producing the protein MRRIGMLTSGGDCQALNATMRGVAKSLYNMFDDVEIIGFEDGYKGLMYADYQIMKSSDFSGILTQGGTILGTSRQPFKLMRTPDENGLDKVEAMKHTYKKLKLSCLVVLGGNGSQKTANMLSEEGLNVVSLPKTIDNDLWGTDMTFGFQSAVDVATNAIDCIHTTAASHGRVFIVEVMGHKVGWLTLYAGLAGGADIILLPEIPYDINIVCDALTKRSKAGKRFSILAVAEGAISREDAKMSKKELKEKKKSGVVYPSVAYEIGAKIQEVIGSEVRVTVPGHMQRGGEPCAYDRVLATRLGAAAARLIAEERYGYMVAVKNNDITQVPLSEVAGRLKTVDPECSMIKEAKMVGISFGDE; encoded by the coding sequence ATGAGAAGAATTGGAATGCTGACCAGCGGCGGAGACTGCCAGGCACTGAATGCCACCATGAGAGGTGTGGCAAAGTCCTTATATAACATGTTTGACGACGTGGAAATAATTGGATTTGAAGACGGATATAAAGGACTCATGTATGCGGACTATCAAATCATGAAATCGTCAGATTTCTCAGGAATTCTCACCCAGGGCGGTACCATTCTCGGGACTTCCCGCCAGCCTTTCAAGCTCATGCGCACTCCTGATGAGAATGGACTGGATAAGGTGGAGGCCATGAAGCACACCTACAAAAAGCTGAAGCTCAGCTGTCTTGTGGTGCTGGGCGGGAACGGCAGCCAGAAAACAGCCAACATGCTCAGCGAAGAAGGACTCAACGTGGTATCGCTTCCCAAGACAATTGACAATGACCTGTGGGGCACGGATATGACATTTGGGTTCCAGAGCGCGGTGGATGTTGCCACCAATGCCATTGACTGCATTCATACCACGGCCGCGTCCCACGGGCGTGTATTCATCGTGGAGGTTATGGGACATAAGGTGGGCTGGCTGACCCTGTATGCTGGTCTTGCAGGCGGGGCGGACATTATACTTCTTCCGGAGATACCATATGATATCAATATTGTGTGCGACGCCCTGACCAAGCGGTCCAAGGCAGGCAAACGCTTCTCTATCCTGGCAGTGGCCGAAGGCGCCATTTCCAGGGAAGATGCCAAGATGAGCAAGAAGGAACTGAAGGAAAAGAAGAAAAGCGGAGTGGTATATCCGTCGGTGGCCTATGAAATCGGGGCCAAGATACAGGAAGTCATCGGCAGCGAGGTAAGGGTTACGGTTCCGGGCCATATGCAGCGCGGCGGCGAGCCATGCGCTTATGACCGCGTGCTGGCAACCAGGCTGGGCGCTGCGGCAGCCAGGCTGATAGCCGAGGAGCGGTATGGCTACATGGTGGCAGTGAAGAACAACGATATCACCCAGGTGCCTCTCTCCGAGGTTGCGGGAAGGCTTAAGACCGTGGACCCGGAGTGTTCCATGATTAAGGAAGCCAAGATGGTGGGCATCAGCTTTGGCGATGAATAA
- the dnaX gene encoding DNA polymerase III subunit gamma/tau, which translates to MSYTALYRKWRPVSFEDVKGQDPIVQTLKNQITSERIGHAYLFCGTRGTGKTSIAKIFARAVNCEHPVDGSPCNECPTCRSIQSGSSMNVVEIDAASNNGVENIRDIREQVQYPPTEGRYRVYIIDEVHMLSIGAFNALLKTLEEPPSYVIFILATTEVHKIPITILSRCQRYDFKRISLETIADRLRELTQAEQIQVEDKALLYVAKAADGSLRDALSLLDQCVAFHYGRVLTYDNALEVLGAVDSSVFSQMFGAIVEGRTRDCICSLEEIVIQGRELGQFVTDFIWYMRNLLLIRSADDAEGLVDMSEENLKQLRSDAGKADGTTLMRYIRIFSELSNQLRYASQKRVLVEVALIKLTRPSMEPNLDAILQRLGDLEAQMEDLEAGRMAIPMTAAYQAAGSPPAGQVPQAGAGPGQDGGTAPQTAAPYAPGLQAEPGVMPEKVALPRAQLEDLKLVRNEWAKIVRSMGGGARSYLRDTVVEPGGEGCLTIVFMDPMNYDMGKRPTVIGELERYVEANFSRSIYFKTRLAGRGERLNTIYVTQEELEEKIHMDITYEDE; encoded by the coding sequence ATGTCATATACGGCGTTATACCGCAAATGGCGTCCTGTTTCCTTTGAGGATGTAAAAGGCCAGGACCCGATTGTGCAGACACTGAAAAACCAAATAACGTCGGAGCGTATCGGCCATGCATACCTGTTCTGCGGTACCAGGGGAACGGGTAAGACCAGTATAGCCAAGATATTTGCCAGGGCGGTGAACTGCGAACATCCGGTGGATGGCAGTCCCTGTAACGAGTGTCCCACCTGCAGGTCCATTCAGTCGGGTTCCTCCATGAATGTGGTGGAAATTGATGCCGCCTCCAACAACGGTGTGGAGAACATACGTGATATAAGGGAACAGGTGCAGTATCCTCCCACAGAGGGACGGTACAGGGTCTATATCATTGACGAGGTCCATATGCTTTCTATTGGAGCCTTTAACGCTCTGTTAAAGACACTGGAGGAACCCCCGTCCTATGTGATTTTCATATTGGCTACCACCGAAGTGCACAAGATTCCAATTACGATTCTCTCCCGCTGCCAGCGCTATGATTTTAAGCGCATATCCTTAGAGACCATAGCGGACCGCCTGAGGGAGCTGACTCAGGCCGAGCAGATACAGGTGGAGGACAAGGCGCTTCTCTATGTGGCAAAGGCGGCTGACGGCTCCCTCAGGGATGCCTTAAGCCTTTTGGACCAGTGTGTGGCCTTTCATTACGGAAGGGTGCTGACCTATGACAATGCCCTGGAGGTTCTGGGGGCAGTGGATTCCAGCGTGTTCAGCCAGATGTTCGGCGCCATTGTGGAGGGCAGGACAAGGGACTGTATATGCAGCCTGGAGGAAATTGTGATTCAGGGCCGGGAGCTGGGCCAGTTTGTCACTGATTTTATATGGTATATGAGAAACCTGCTTTTAATCCGGAGCGCGGACGACGCAGAGGGCCTGGTGGATATGTCGGAGGAGAATTTAAAGCAGCTGAGAAGCGATGCGGGCAAGGCGGACGGAACCACGCTGATGCGGTATATCCGTATCTTTTCCGAATTGTCCAACCAGCTGCGCTATGCCAGCCAGAAGCGGGTGCTGGTGGAGGTGGCGCTTATCAAGCTGACACGTCCATCCATGGAGCCCAACCTGGATGCCATTTTGCAGCGGTTAGGAGATCTGGAAGCGCAGATGGAGGATTTGGAGGCAGGCCGCATGGCCATTCCCATGACAGCTGCTTATCAGGCCGCAGGCAGCCCTCCTGCCGGACAGGTGCCGCAGGCGGGGGCCGGCCCGGGGCAGGATGGGGGAACAGCACCCCAGACAGCGGCGCCTTATGCTCCGGGGCTTCAGGCAGAGCCGGGGGTTATGCCGGAAAAGGTGGCCCTTCCCCGGGCCCAGCTGGAAGACTTGAAGCTGGTGAGAAACGAATGGGCCAAGATAGTCCGCAGCATGGGAGGCGGTGCCAGGTCATATCTGCGGGACACCGTGGTGGAGCCTGGCGGAGAAGGCTGCCTGACCATTGTGTTTATGGATCCCATGAACTACGATATGGGGAAGCGGCCCACTGTTATAGGGGAACTGGAGCGCTATGTGGAAGCTAATTTCAGCAGATCCATTTACTTTAAGACAAGGCTGGCCGGCCGGGGCGAGCGCCTTAATACGATTTATGTGACCCAGGAAGAATTGGAAGAAAAGATTCATATGGATATTACATATGAAGATGAATAA
- a CDS encoding YbaB/EbfC family nucleoid-associated protein: protein MAKRGGFPGGMPGNMNNLMKQAQRMQRQMEETTRELENKEYTAASGGGAVSVTVSGKKEVVSVKLSPDVVDPDDIEMLEDLIVAAANEAFRQMEAESSEAMSKLTGGLGGALGGGFPF from the coding sequence ATGGCAAAACGTGGCGGATTTCCAGGCGGAATGCCTGGCAACATGAATAATCTTATGAAGCAGGCGCAGCGTATGCAGCGTCAGATGGAGGAGACTACCAGGGAGCTTGAAAATAAAGAATACACGGCTGCTTCCGGCGGCGGTGCGGTCAGCGTGACCGTGTCAGGCAAAAAGGAAGTGGTATCCGTTAAGCTGTCACCTGATGTGGTGGACCCGGACGATATTGAGATGTTAGAGGACCTGATTGTGGCAGCTGCCAATGAGGCGTTCCGCCAGATGGAGGCTGAGAGCAGCGAGGCCATGTCTAAGCTGACAGGCGGCTTAGGCGGAGCACTGGGCGGAGGTTTCCCCTTCTAA
- the recR gene encoding recombination mediator RecR: protein MDYYSSQITKLIEELSKLPGVGAKSAQRLAFHIINMPKEQVEELAGAMTSARNNVRYCKECFTLTDKELCPICSSDRRNHKTIMVVENTRDLAAYEKTGKYDGVYHVLHGAISPMLGIGPGDIKLKELMQRLQSDVEEVIIATNSSLEGETTAMYISKLIKPTGIKVTRIASGVPVGGDLEYIDEVTLLRALEGRTEL, encoded by the coding sequence ATGGATTACTACAGCAGTCAGATTACCAAGTTAATAGAGGAACTGTCTAAGCTCCCCGGAGTTGGGGCCAAGTCGGCCCAGCGCCTGGCATTCCATATCATCAACATGCCGAAGGAGCAGGTGGAGGAGCTGGCAGGTGCCATGACAAGCGCCAGGAATAACGTGCGCTATTGTAAGGAATGCTTCACCTTGACGGATAAGGAACTGTGCCCTATCTGCAGCAGTGACAGGCGGAATCATAAGACCATTATGGTGGTGGAGAATACCAGGGATTTGGCTGCTTATGAGAAAACTGGCAAATACGATGGGGTTTATCATGTGCTGCATGGCGCCATTTCTCCCATGCTGGGGATTGGCCCGGGGGATATAAAGCTGAAGGAATTGATGCAGAGACTCCAGTCGGATGTAGAGGAAGTCATCATTGCGACCAATTCCAGCCTGGAAGGCGAGACCACAGCTATGTACATAAGCAAGCTGATAAAGCCTACAGGGATTAAAGTGACCAGAATTGCCAGCGGAGTACCCGTTGGCGGAGATTTGGAATACATAGACGAAGTAACACTTCTTCGGGCATTGGAAGGCAGGACGGAACTTTAG
- a CDS encoding Cof-type HAD-IIB family hydrolase translates to MMTIGLIALDLDGTLLDSQKNLSERNRRALERCARMGIQIVPTTGRAVDGITQAVRSLPGVNYAITTNGGTVADLIKGVSLKRCTLSNAKALEVMDIVKKYRAMYDPYIDGRGISQPEFIEHMEDYGLSPVIQKMVLSTRDVVPNILHYVTDCKKDVEKVNVYLADVNDAMPLRRELSAVQGIVISSSLYNNLEINALGATKGVALMWLADYLGIAPEATMAFGDGENDISMLEAAGVGIAMGNGLDIAKNAADRITLTNDEDGVADAIERLIFN, encoded by the coding sequence ATGATGACCATAGGTTTGATTGCACTGGATCTTGATGGTACTCTGCTGGACAGCCAGAAAAACCTGTCAGAGCGCAACCGCAGGGCGCTGGAGCGCTGCGCCCGTATGGGCATACAGATTGTGCCGACCACGGGCAGGGCGGTGGATGGTATCACGCAGGCAGTACGGTCCCTGCCGGGGGTCAACTACGCCATAACCACCAACGGCGGAACGGTGGCAGACCTTATTAAGGGAGTCAGTCTGAAGCGGTGTACACTGTCCAACGCAAAGGCGTTGGAAGTCATGGATATCGTGAAAAAGTACAGGGCAATGTATGATCCGTATATAGATGGAAGAGGGATTTCGCAGCCTGAGTTCATCGAACATATGGAAGACTACGGCCTGAGTCCTGTGATTCAGAAAATGGTACTCTCCACCAGGGATGTTGTGCCAAATATCCTGCATTACGTGACAGATTGTAAGAAGGATGTGGAGAAGGTCAACGTATATCTGGCTGATGTGAATGATGCAATGCCGCTGCGCAGGGAGCTTTCAGCCGTACAAGGTATTGTCATCAGCTCATCTCTGTATAATAATCTGGAAATCAATGCACTGGGAGCCACAAAGGGTGTTGCGCTTATGTGGCTGGCAGATTATCTTGGGATTGCCCCCGAGGCCACCATGGCATTTGGTGATGGGGAAAATGATATCTCCATGCTGGAGGCGGCCGGAGTGGGCATTGCCATGGGAAATGGACTGGACATAGCTAAAAACGCGGCAGATAGGATTACGCTGACAAATGACGAGGATGGGGTTGCGGACGCTATAGAACGCCTGATATTCAACTAA
- a CDS encoding CvpA family protein, producing the protein MDMILEHWLSAGAGVFLIGMVLYGHYRGALKQCVSLGALILTIILVKVATPYMTGFIKDNPSIRQSAAEAILNAAGWEEPLAENTELPAAQRIAIENLNLPQSVKETLLENNNSEFYHMLGVEQFAEYVSTYLADILINAVSSIILFAVVYILIHLVVRWLDLIARLPILYGLNHIAGAVLGLIQGLLFLWIGCFLVGIFAATPLGMTLEEQINASTWLRFLYQYNLINIVLGGIIRGIL; encoded by the coding sequence ATGGACATGATATTAGAACATTGGCTGTCTGCCGGTGCAGGTGTTTTTCTCATTGGCATGGTACTGTATGGACATTACAGGGGGGCGCTGAAGCAGTGTGTATCCCTGGGAGCGCTGATACTTACCATCATATTGGTAAAGGTTGCCACTCCGTATATGACGGGTTTTATCAAGGATAATCCCTCCATACGCCAGAGCGCGGCAGAGGCCATACTGAATGCAGCCGGCTGGGAGGAACCGTTAGCGGAAAACACGGAGCTTCCGGCGGCGCAGCGCATTGCTATTGAGAACCTTAATCTGCCCCAATCCGTAAAGGAAACGCTGCTTGAAAACAATAACAGCGAGTTTTATCATATGCTGGGAGTGGAACAGTTTGCGGAATACGTCAGCACATATCTGGCTGACATTCTTATCAACGCAGTCAGCTCCATCATCCTGTTTGCAGTCGTCTATATCCTGATACATCTGGTGGTGCGGTGGCTGGATCTCATAGCGCGGCTTCCCATACTGTATGGATTGAATCATATAGCAGGTGCCGTCCTGGGATTGATCCAGGGACTGTTGTTTCTGTGGATTGGCTGTTTTTTGGTAGGAATCTTTGCAGCCACACCTCTGGGAATGACATTGGAGGAACAGATTAACGCAAGTACCTGGCTTCGGTTTTTATATCAGTATAATCTGATTAATATTGTACTGGGCGGCATCATCCGGGGCATTCTATAG